GTAGTAGCGGACACGGGCACTGCCTGTGGCGGTGGCGCAGCGGGACGAACAAGTGGGGGCGCTGATCGACGCGTGGCACGGATCTTATTCAGCTCGGCCAGGAGTATGGCTTCTTTGATCTCCATCATCCGACTGCATTCCTGTAGGTAAACCGAGCGCTTGATGGCGTCTGGGATCAAGGCCACGGATTGCAGAATGTCCGTGATCAGCGCGGCCCGTCGGATGGGGTCGCCCTCGGCCTCGCGGAGCAGAAGCTGTGTCTTGAAGCGGATGAAGTCCGTTTCGTGGTTGTTGAGGTAGACCGACAGATCGAAGGCATTGCGCGAGCGGGCGAAAGAGTCTGGGTCTTCACCCTCGGGCAGCAGTAATACTTTCACGTTCATGCCCGCCTCGAGTAGCAGGTCGATCCCTCGAATGGCGGCTTTGATGCCCGCTGCGTCGCCGTCGTAGAGCACGGTGATGTTATTCGTCATGCGGTGGATCAGGTGGATCTGCCCCTGGGTGAGGGCGGTGCCTGACGAGGATACGGCGTTCTCGATGCCCGACTGATGCATGGATATGACGTCCGTATATCCCTCCACCAAGTAGCATTTATCGGCCTTGGCGATGGCTTGCTTGGCGAAATAGAGTCCGTAAAGCTCGTTGCTTTTGTGGTAGATCTCGCTCTCTGGCGAGTTGAGATACTTGCCCACTTTCTTGGTGGAGTCCAAAATGCGCCCGCCGAAGCCGGCCACCTTTCCGCTGATGGTATGAATGGGGAAAATCACTCGCCCTCGGAAGCGATCGGCCACCATGCCGTTTTCGTAGAAGCTGGAGAGGCCGGTCTTTTCGAGGTATTCCCGCTTGAAACCCTTGGCCATGGCGGCGCGGTAGAGTGCATCGCGCGCCTCCAGACCGTAGCCCAGCTGGAATTTGCGGATCGTCTCTTCGCGAAATCCGCGCTGCGCGAAGTAGGAGAGGCCGATGGTGCGTCCCTCTTCGTGCTCCATGAGGCAGCTGGTGAAGTATTTCTGCGCCCAATTGTTGAGGATAAACATGCTTTCGCGGTCGCTCTGGGCGCGCAGCTCGTCGTCCGTAAGCTCGCGTTCGCGGATTTCGATGTGATACTTCTTGGCCAGGTAGCGGAGGGCGTCGGGATAGCTCAGCTGCTCGTGCTTCATAATGAAGTAGACGGGCG
The sequence above is drawn from the Tannerella serpentiformis genome and encodes:
- the dnaG gene encoding DNA primase, with product MIDSATKDRILEAAQIVDVVSEFVTLRKRGVNYVGLCPFHADKNPSFYVSPAKNLCKCFACGEGGSPVYFIMKHEQLSYPDALRYLAKKYHIEIRERELTDDELRAQSDRESMFILNNWAQKYFTSCLMEHEEGRTIGLSYFAQRGFREETIRKFQLGYGLEARDALYRAAMAKGFKREYLEKTGLSSFYENGMVADRFRGRVIFPIHTISGKVAGFGGRILDSTKKVGKYLNSPESEIYHKSNELYGLYFAKQAIAKADKCYLVEGYTDVISMHQSGIENAVSSSGTALTQGQIHLIHRMTNNITVLYDGDAAGIKAAIRGIDLLLEAGMNVKVLLLPEGEDPDSFARSRNAFDLSVYLNNHETDFIRFKTQLLLREAEGDPIRRAALITDILQSVALIPDAIKRSVYLQECSRMMEIKEAILLAELNKIRATRRSAPPLVRPAAPPPQAVPVSATTSAPAEPRPEPSPNESSADPAPTPTTPTPEPPRPTPTPTSRTVRSPYRAAEEALMRYVVLHGEETLYDYTDEESGEHVVIHIAEYILSELQRDGLSLSVPIFQSILDEAVAHVSEPGFRAESHFLSHPDEGVSRVAMYLMDDRYRTIEEEPDDNNRMTDDERQEIAQKRLKELEKAIVHDLFALKGAYLLQRISAINSRIKELQTEGRLDEAIELMKEQKQLNEIKVALSRELGDRIILKM